TTGAAGATTATGATTTAAGTGTTTTGGCTGTTATAAATGATGATGGAATACTTTTAGGAAGAATTACTTATGATGATATCCATGATCTTATTCAAGAAAATGCAACTGAGCAAATTTATAACTTAGCCGGAGTAGATGCTGATGTTGAAGAAGAAAGTGCTTTTAAAGCAGCTAAAGCTAGAGCTTTTTGGTTATTAATCAATCTTACTACTTCACTAATTTCAGCTAATATCATAAGTCTTTTTTCAGGAGAAATAGAACAACTTGTTGCATTAGCTATTTTAATGCCTATAGTAGCTTCTATGGGCGGCAATACAGGTTCGCAAGCTTTAGCTGTAACCGTGCGTAAATTATCTTTAAATGAAGTTGATTTTAAAGATGCTAAAAAAGTTATTTTAAGAGAGAGTGGAATTTCTTTATTAAATGGATTTACATTTGCTATTATAATGAGTATAATAGCTTTTATATGGTTTAAAACAGCTATGCTAGGAGTTGTTATAGCTTTATCCATGCTAATTAACTTAGCTTTAGCTGGTTTTGTGGGTTCTTTTGTGCCCTTAACTTTAAAAAAATTTAAGATAGACCCTGCAGTTGGTTCAAGTGTAGTTATCACTGCAATCACTGATGGGCTTGGTTTTTTTAGCTTTTTGCTCTTAGCAAAAATGATATTACTATAAGGAGAAAAAGTGATAAATATAAAATATAAAGAAAAAGATATTCCTTTATTAGGTGATGAACTAGAAGTAGGTGATGAAGCCCCAAGACTTACTTTAAAAACAAAGAATTTAGCTCCTGTTGAAATCGCACCTCCTGGAAAAACACAAATTTTATTATCTATGCCAAGTTTAGACACCCCTGTTTGTTCTAAACAGGCAAAAGAAACAAATAAAAGACTTGCTTCTATGAAAAATATAGAAGTTATCATTATAAGCATGGATTTACCTTTTGCGGCTGATAGATTTTGTGCAACCGAAGGAATTAGTAATATCATAGTAGCAAGTGATTTTGCTTTTAAAGAATTTGGTTTAAAATATGGAACACTAATTGGAGAGAGTATTTTTGCAGGACTTTTAGCAAGGGCTGCATTTGTAGTAAAAGATGGAAAAATAGTCTATAAACAATTTGTTGAAGAATTAATGGGTAAAATAGACTTTAAAGACTTAGAACTTTTTATGCATAAAACCTATGGTTACCCTTTAAATTAGGTTTCAAAGTTGGTAACCACAAATTCTTCTTCTTTAGGTGCTTCAATAAAACAAGATTTTTCTTTTAAAAATAACAAATCCACATGTCCTACTGGTCCGTTTCTATTTTTACCTATAATAAGCTCAGCTTTCTCTTGAACAGGATTTGGCATAAATTTTCTTTCATAAGTTTTTCCTTCATTTTTTGCTTTGTTTTCCCGCTCTTTTTCCTCTTGCTCTCTATAAACCTCATCTCTATAAACAAATAAAATTGTATCTGCATCTTGCTCTATAGCTCCACTCTCTCTTAAATCACTAAGCATAGGGCGTTTATTAGCTCTGCTTTCTAGTGAGCGATTAAGCTGAGAAAGAGCTACAACTGGCATATTTAATTCTCTTGCTAAAAGTTTTAAACCTCTTGAAATTTCACTAACTTGCAAATGCCTATCACTAAATGTAGAATTACTCATCATAAGACCTATATAATCAACCACACAAAGTTCTATACTTTCATCTTGAGCTTTGATTTTTCTTAAAATTGAGCGAATATCAGCTATACTTGCATAACCACTATCATAAATATATAAATTTTTTTGCGCATACTCATTACAAGCATCACCCACCCTACTCCATTCATCATCATTTAAGTCTGCTATGAGTATTTTTTGCAAAGGTATAGAAGTTTTTGCACTAATCAATCTTTGCATGATTTGTGTTGCTGGCATTTCTAAAGAAAACATCACAACGCCTTTGTTTTGTCTTAAAGTTTTTTCAATAAAATTTAAACAAATTGTAGTTTTTCCCATGCCAGGTCTTGCAGCCACAATAACAAGATCACCTGGCTTAAAACCTTTTGTCATTTTATTAAGCTCACTAAAACCTGTATCAAGTCCTAAAATATCTTTATTTTCAGATTCTTTCAATTTTTTAAATTCCTCCATTAATTCAGACATAACCATGGTTACATCTTTAATACTATTACTATTTATACGATTAGTAAGATTAAAAATTTCCTTACCTATTTCATCAGAAATTTGTGAAATGCTTTTATCTTCATTAACCCTTGTTGGTATGGTATAGGCAAAATTTAAAAGTTGGCGTCTTATGGATTTTTCTTTTAATTCTTGAGCATATTTACTAACATCTGCGATAGAAGTAGTAGCCAAAACTTCATTTAAAATTTGCTCATCAATTTTTTTATGTTTTTTAATAAAACTAGCACTTATTGGCTCACCAGCATTTACACAAGCTAAAATAGCTTTATATATATCTTGATGCGCCTTAAGTGAAAAATCGTTTATCTCAATATCCGAAGAAATACTAAAAAAAGAATCCTCACTATAAATACAAGAACTTAAAATTGCTCTTTCTAAATCTAAATCAAAATGCTCATTATTTTGAATCATTAATCACTCCTATAAATTTAAAAACAAATCAGTTGATAAATATCTTTCTGCTGTATCATTTAGCATTGTTAAAACTTTTTTATTAGGATTTGCTTTTGCAATTTGTGCTCCAACATATACATTTGCTCCACTTGAAATCCCTGCCATTACCCCAATTTTTCCAAGATCTAAGGCTGTATTTATAGCATCATCATTACTTACACAAATTATTTCATCTATGATTTTTTGATTTAAAATTTTAGGGATAAAATTTGCCCCTATGCCTTGAATTTTATGACTTGATGCTATATTTTGACTCAAAAGTGGAGAAGATGCTGGCTCTATGGCAATAATTTGAATTTGAGGATTTTTTTCTTTTAATACCTCTGCTACCCCACTAATTGTTCCACCTGTTCCAAAACCTGCAACAAAGATATCAACATCTGGTAAAGTATTTAAAATTTCTAAAGCTGTATTTTTCTTATGTGCATTTTTATTGTTTATATTTTCAAACTGACTTACCATAAAAGAATTTGGAATTTGTTTTAAAAGCTCATTAGCTCTATCAAGTGCTCCTTGCATACCTTTACTTGGTTGAGTAAGTTCTAAATTTGCACCAAAAAAACTCATCATCTTTCTACGCTCTATACTCATAGATTCAGGCATAACTATAACTAATTTTAATTTTAAACTCGCACAAATCATCGCTAAGGCTATACCGGTATTCCCACTAGTTGCTTCTATGATAGTAGTTTCTTGATTGATATCGCCATTATCTAGTGCTTGTTTTATCATCTCTATAGCTGCTCTATCTTTTATAGAATGACTTGGATTGAAATATTCACATTTGCCATAAAGATTAGAAGCAAATTCTTTTAAGGAAATAATTGGGGTATTACCTATACAATCTAAAATGCTATTGTAAATTTGCATATCATTCCTTTTAATATTTTTGAAACAATATCAAAAGAAAATTAATGTTTTATAATGAAGAATTTACGCAAAAGTTTTTAGCTTTTGCGTAAATTAAAGAATTATTTTTTAGCTTTTTTAGCAGCTTTTGCAGCAGCAACTGCATCTTTAAGATTTTTACCTGCTTTAAATTTAGCAACTTTAGTAGCAGGGATTTTGATTTTAGCACCAGTGCTTGGAACTCTAGCTTCTCTAGCAGCTCTTTCAGCTACAGAAAAAGTACCAAAACCTATAAAACTAATGCTATCACCTTTTGCTAAAACATCAGTAATAGTAGCAATCACTGCATCAGTAGCTGCAGTTGCGTCTTTTTTAGTTAGCCCTGAAGTTTGAGCAACTTGAGTAATAAATTCTGCTTTAGTCATAAAAAGCTCCTTGTTAAAATAATGATTTTTAAAGTTTAACACATTTATCAAGCTTTTGCAAGGGTTTTTATAATGTAAAAATAAAATTTTATATTTTTTGCAATTCTTTTGCTAAATTTATCACCATAGCAGGTTTTAAATCTTTCATGCATTTATGATGTTTTAAAGGACAAATTTTTTGCATACAAGGCATACAAGCTAAATTTAAATGCGCTATTGTAGCATTTTCTTGCCAAGGTGATGTTTGGCTGAATTTAGTCGAGCCAAAAATAGCTATGGTTTTTACCCCATAAACTGCACCTATATGCATAGGCCCGCTATCATTTGTGATGAGTAAATCAAGCATAGATATATTTTTACAAAGAGTAAAAATGCTGGTTTTTCCGCATAAATTTTTAGCTTTTATACCATCTTTTAATAATAAATTTTCTATGCTATCGCAAATTTCTCTCTCACTTTTTACTCCAAAGATTAAAATTTTATGAGTTGAGCTAAATTCTTTTGCTACCCTTGCAAAATAACTTGCTTCCCATCTTTTTGCACTTCCAAAATGTGCGCCTGGGTTTATACCTAAAATTTTTTGAGTTGATTTTGCTTTAATAGGGAGTTTTAAAGCATTTGAAGTGGCTTTAAAATTTAAGGCTTTTTCTATGAAATTTAAGTATTTTAAGACTTGATGTTCTTCTTTTAAAGTGTTTTTGTCAAAATAAAATCTTTTTTTGGCTTTGATTAAATTTAAGATAATCTTACTTGAAAATGCCGAGCGAAACGAAAAAGCTAAATCAAATTCACCAAGGCTTTTTCTAGCTTGCAAAATTTGCTTGTATCTTTGTTTTTTATTTTCCACTAAAACTTGGGCGTTTTCAAAGCGTTTAAAAAGCTCTGTGCTTACAAAAGAACCATAAAACATAAATTTAGCTTCGGGGTATTTTTCTTTTATAGCATAAATAGCCGCACTAGCCATAACGCTATCTCCAAGCCAAGTAGGAAGGTTGATAAAAATATTCATGATTTTCCTTAAAAAAGATATAATTTTAACATAAATTTCAAAGAGTTAAAATGAGTAAAATTTCAATAATACTTCCAACATATAATGTAGAAAAATACATAGCAAGAGCATTAAATAGCTGTATAAATCAAAGCTTTAAAGATATAGAAATAATTGTAGTAGATGATTTTGGAAGTGATAAAAGTATAAATATAGCAAAAGAATATGCTAAAAAAGATAAAAGAATTAAAATAATACATAATGAAAAAAATCTAGGAACTTTTGCAAGTAGAAATATAGGAGTATTAAATTCAAATTCAGAATTTATAATGTTTTTAGATCCTGATGATTATTTAGAATTAAATGCGTGTGAGTTGGCTATAAATACAATGCTTGAAAACAAAGTGGATATGATAATTTTTGATGCTTATGTTCATAGAGTAAAATTTAAAAAATTTTATAGATTTAAAAATGATGAGTGTTTTAAAAAAAATGAATTTTTGGAATTTTTGCTTAATCAAAAGCATTTTTGCTGGAGTGTTTGGGCTAAGCTTTATAAAAAAGAAATTTTGCTTGAAATTTTTGAATTTTTCAATATAAAAGAAAAGCTTTGTTATGGAGAAGATGTGCTTTTTAATTATGTAAATTTTGTTTTTTGTGAGAATTTTTTTGTTTCAAAAAAGTGCTTTTATCATTATGAATTTAATGAATTTGGAAGATATGAAAATAAAAATAAAGAAATTTTATGGCAAAATTATATGGATAAAAAAAGAAGTTTTGAGCTTATAAAGCAAATTTCAAATAATTTTCAATGTGAAGAATTTAATGAAAAAATATTTGAAAATTTAGAACAAGAGATTGATGCTTTAAGGAGTAGAAATGAAACAAGAAATCAGTAGTTTTTGGTATACACCTAAAGGATATAAAGGTATAGGTTTAATGGAGCTTTTATCTATAAAATCTTTTATAGATAATGGATATAAATTTATACTTTATACTTATAATTTAGATGATAAAATTTTTAATAAATTAAATGAAATTTTTGATGATTTTGAATTAAAAGATGCAAATGAAATAATACCTTTTGAAAATTATTTTAGTGATGATAGAAGTGCTGGAGTAGCTGCATTTAGTGACTATTTTAGATTTAATATGTTGTATAAGCGGGGGGGGGTATGGGTTGATCTTGATATGATATGTTTAAATAATATAAATTTAGAACAAGATTATATATTTTCTCAAGAAATAGATAATGATGAAAATAAATCAAGAATCACAACTTCTTTTTTAAAATTTCCAAAAGAAAGTGAATTTGGTAAAAATTTAATAATACAAGCTAAAAACATAATAAATAATCAAAAATTAATTAAGTGGGGAATAATTGGACCATGGTTTTTAGCAGAACAAGTAAAAAAATATAATTTAGAAAATTATTCTTGGGATTATAAAAAAACTTGTCAAATTCCTTGGCCAAAAGCAAAAGATTTTATAAAAAATAATGCTATCTATGATGATAAACAACCATTTTTACATTTATTTTCAGAAATGTGGAATACTTATAATATAAATAAAAATTATTTTTATAAAAAAGGAATTTATGGACAATTACTAAAAAAACACAATATGCAAGATTTGATAAAAGAATTAGATTATAAATTTACTTTTAAAGATAGATATTATTTTATTTTTAAAGTAAAATACTATATAAGACATCCTAAAAGAATTTTCAAAAACAATATTTAATTAAGTATATTTTCCCATTTTTTCATTATAACTTCTTTGCTAAATTTTGATTTGACTATATTTTTAGCATTTTCTCCATAAGTTTTTCTTAGATTTTCATCATTCATTAAAATGCAAAGTTTATTTGCAAATTCATTTAAGTTATTATCTTCTATCAAAAAACCACTTTTTTCATTTTCTATTATATCGCTAGGTCCAGTATCTATATCAAAAGCTATGCTTGGCAGTCCATAACTAGCACTTTCTATTAATACCATAGGAAATCCTTCATAATAACTACACATTGCATAAATGCTAGCATTTAAATATTCTTTTTCTATTTCTTTTGTAAAAGGTTTTAATATTATATTTTTTAAATTTTTATTCTTTATTTTTTGTTCTATATTTATTTTATTTTCACCTTCTCCAACTATAGTTAAAGTCCAATTTTTATATTTTTCATTTTTTTGAATTATTTCCCAAATATCAATTAATCTTAAAAAGCCTTTTTCATCATTTTGCGTGAATCTTCCTATACTTAATATGTTTTTTTGTTCATAATTTGTATTTTTATCTGAAATAAAATGTAAAAAATTTGGTATGACATGAATATTTTTATGATATTTTTCCCATTCTTTAATTTGTTTATTGGATAAAACAGTTAAGGTATCGAAATATTTCAACTTTCTTAATAAATCTTTGGAATAATATATAAAATTACCATGCATAATTTGAATAGATTTAGAATTTTTAATAGTTGATTTATTAAGTAAAAAATAATTATTATTAATCACTATATCATATTTTAAAATAAGTTTTTTTATCTTTCTATTTTGAAATATGTTTTTTATCATTTCACAAAAACATTTATATTTAAATATGAATTTAAATAATGTATATAATAGAATATTTTTTTTATATTTTCTATACATATCTTTGTTTATGTAATGGAAGTATTTATTATTTAAAAAATACACATTGATTTCTTCATCAAGATCAAAAAATAATTCATTTTTTCTATAAACGCTAAGTATATCAACTTGATACATTTTTGATAAGCAATTTGCTAAATTGCTTACAACCCTAGAAACACCTCCTTTTAAGGTTATATCTATATCTATAATTAGAATTTTCACATTTATCTCCAAGAGTTAAAAATATAATATAATTATATTACAAATTACTTTTGAAAAGGTTTATTGTGTCAAAAATTTCTATCATACTACCAACCTATAATGTAGAAAAGTATATTGCCAGAGCATTAGAAAGTTGTATAAATCAAAGTTTTAAAGATATAGAAATCATTATAGTAGATGATTGTGGAAGCGATAAAAGTATAGAGATAGCTAAAGAATATGCCAGCAATGATAAAAGAATTAGTATATTACATAATAAAGAAAATTTAGGATTACTAAAAGCAAGATATGAAGGTGTTAAAGTAGCAACTTCCCCCTATATCATGTTTTTAGATCCTGATGATTATTTGGAATTAAATGCTTGTGAACAATGTGCAACATTGTTAAACAATGAATTAGATTTTATATGGTTTAATTTTATATATGATACTTGTGATGGCATTAAAAAAGATATTTTTTTGGAAGATAATCTTTTTTCTATAAATAATTATTGCAAATATATTTTAAATAAAAAAAATACTTGTCATTGGAATCTTTGTTCAAAAATAATTAAAGTAGATATATATAAAAAAGCATTTATATATACAGAAAATCTAAATATAAGATTAACTATGGCAGAAGATGCATTAATATATTTTTTTATAATTTTAAATTGTAAAAAAATAGCTACCAGTTCACTACATATATATCATTATTACCAAAATTACGAAAGCTCTACCAATACCAACGATATAATAAAAATTCAAAAGAATTTAGATGATGAAAAGGAAGTTATTAATTTTTTATCCTCATATTTAAAATACAATAAACATATAAGTAAAAATATACTCATATTTTTAAAAACTATAATTATTCAATTAAAAATAAATAGATTAAATAGAAAAATAAAATATGATAGATTAAAGTATTGTTATGTTGTATATAAATATAAAAAAATAATTAATAAACAAATTCTACAAAAATATTATAAGTTTGTTAATTTTTTAGTTTTAAAGAATATACAAAAATAATCCTTTAATTTCCATTACTACACCGATATATAATTATGGGATTAGAATTTATAAAAAGACCTAAACTTAGAAACTTTTTTGAAGATGATAAAGAACAAGATATAATCTCTTTTACCTCAACTCATACCTCTAATAAAAATACAAAAATAATTAATAAAGAAACTATAAAATTAAATTTTATACAAATTCAAAAAGATACACAAAAACAAATATATAAAATATAAATAATTTATTAGTTTAAGAATTACCAAATTATATAACACATTTTTTAAATTATGATGATTATTTTTTAGATAATTGCATAAAACTTTATATAAAACAGATAATAGAAAAAGATTTAGATATTTATGTTTATAATTTTGAAAAATTTCTAAAAAAGCAATGAATAATACTTTCTGTTTTAATAAAACATTTCTTGCAAACAAAAGCATTGAAATTCTTATAAAAATAAATATATAATTTTGCTTTTACTTGGATCATAGTAGTTTTTAAAACAATTATGCTAAATAAATGTAATCTTCGCTTTACATATAGAATATATCATAAAGAACTAATTTCAAAACTATATTACTTTGCTTAACTAAGAAAGTTTTTTTATATCAATGCAGCTAAAAAGAGAAACTTTATGTATTTTTTGATAATAAAAACTAAAAAACTTCCTTTAAAAAATATACAACAATCTATAAAAAACCTAAAAATACTAAACCACATTATACATTAGACATTTAAAGAAATAATCTTATTTTTTAATAAAATTTGGTAATAGTCTGAATATTTTATATTGGATTTTTGATATCTTATAGGGCTTTAATTTTTTAAGTTTCTCTTTAACATATAAAGGATCTTTGCTAAATTTTTCAACCTTAAATGCATTTTTGATATAAAAATATAAGATAGCATTTTTTAACAATGAAGAAATTTCTTTATCATGATAATTTTCTATAAATCGCACTAATTCTAAACTAGTTTGCACCCAACTAGCACATTTAAAATACTCTTTTGCCAAAGTTGCATTT
The genomic region above belongs to Campylobacter peloridis LMG 23910 and contains:
- a CDS encoding glycosyltransferase, which codes for MKQEISSFWYTPKGYKGIGLMELLSIKSFIDNGYKFILYTYNLDDKIFNKLNEIFDDFELKDANEIIPFENYFSDDRSAGVAAFSDYFRFNMLYKRGGVWVDLDMICLNNINLEQDYIFSQEIDNDENKSRITTSFLKFPKESEFGKNLIIQAKNIINNQKLIKWGIIGPWFLAEQVKKYNLENYSWDYKKTCQIPWPKAKDFIKNNAIYDDKQPFLHLFSEMWNTYNINKNYFYKKGIYGQLLKKHNMQDLIKELDYKFTFKDRYYFIFKVKYYIRHPKRIFKNNI
- the cysK gene encoding cysteine synthase A, producing the protein MQIYNSILDCIGNTPIISLKEFASNLYGKCEYFNPSHSIKDRAAIEMIKQALDNGDINQETTIIEATSGNTGIALAMICASLKLKLVIVMPESMSIERRKMMSFFGANLELTQPSKGMQGALDRANELLKQIPNSFMVSQFENINNKNAHKKNTALEILNTLPDVDIFVAGFGTGGTISGVAEVLKEKNPQIQIIAIEPASSPLLSQNIASSHKIQGIGANFIPKILNQKIIDEIICVSNDDAINTALDLGKIGVMAGISSGANVYVGAQIAKANPNKKVLTMLNDTAERYLSTDLFLNL
- the mgtE gene encoding magnesium transporter — encoded protein: MPNDFLKAQELLKNISSSQNYYDINEALKTIKRYNEELFLQTIKTFDVTTLANVAIITSEYILEDILEHLSIIKIAKAVEELESDDATDLIKRFEELNPQKTLAILNRLSSEDKEEILRLKNYDENTAGAYMQTEFFTAFINESIEKAIKRYRILKHSGQVDQIFQVYIVDEKGKLCNSINLSDLLLWDFKLSFADIIKNNHEKYKSYYVKDYDDIQKAINMVEDYDLSVLAVINDDGILLGRITYDDIHDLIQENATEQIYNLAGVDADVEEESAFKAAKARAFWLLINLTTSLISANIISLFSGEIEQLVALAILMPIVASMGGNTGSQALAVTVRKLSLNEVDFKDAKKVILRESGISLLNGFTFAIIMSIIAFIWFKTAMLGVVIALSMLINLALAGFVGSFVPLTLKKFKIDPAVGSSVVITAITDGLGFFSFLLLAKMILL
- a CDS encoding HU family DNA-binding protein, with protein sequence MTKAEFITQVAQTSGLTKKDATAATDAVIATITDVLAKGDSISFIGFGTFSVAERAAREARVPSTGAKIKIPATKVAKFKAGKNLKDAVAAAKAAKKAKK
- a CDS encoding replicative DNA helicase; translation: MIQNNEHFDLDLERAILSSCIYSEDSFFSISSDIEINDFSLKAHQDIYKAILACVNAGEPISASFIKKHKKIDEQILNEVLATTSIADVSKYAQELKEKSIRRQLLNFAYTIPTRVNEDKSISQISDEIGKEIFNLTNRINSNSIKDVTMVMSELMEEFKKLKESENKDILGLDTGFSELNKMTKGFKPGDLVIVAARPGMGKTTICLNFIEKTLRQNKGVVMFSLEMPATQIMQRLISAKTSIPLQKILIADLNDDEWSRVGDACNEYAQKNLYIYDSGYASIADIRSILRKIKAQDESIELCVVDYIGLMMSNSTFSDRHLQVSEISRGLKLLARELNMPVVALSQLNRSLESRANKRPMLSDLRESGAIEQDADTILFVYRDEVYREQEEKERENKAKNEGKTYERKFMPNPVQEKAELIIGKNRNGPVGHVDLLFLKEKSCFIEAPKEEEFVVTNFET
- a CDS encoding glycosyltransferase family 2 protein, encoding MSKISIILPTYNVEKYIARALNSCINQSFKDIEIIVVDDFGSDKSINIAKEYAKKDKRIKIIHNEKNLGTFASRNIGVLNSNSEFIMFLDPDDYLELNACELAINTMLENKVDMIIFDAYVHRVKFKKFYRFKNDECFKKNEFLEFLLNQKHFCWSVWAKLYKKEILLEIFEFFNIKEKLCYGEDVLFNYVNFVFCENFFVSKKCFYHYEFNEFGRYENKNKEILWQNYMDKKRSFELIKQISNNFQCEEFNEKIFENLEQEIDALRSRNETRNQ
- the waaF gene encoding lipopolysaccharide heptosyltransferase II, translating into MNIFINLPTWLGDSVMASAAIYAIKEKYPEAKFMFYGSFVSTELFKRFENAQVLVENKKQRYKQILQARKSLGEFDLAFSFRSAFSSKIILNLIKAKKRFYFDKNTLKEEHQVLKYLNFIEKALNFKATSNALKLPIKAKSTQKILGINPGAHFGSAKRWEASYFARVAKEFSSTHKILIFGVKSEREICDSIENLLLKDGIKAKNLCGKTSIFTLCKNISMLDLLITNDSGPMHIGAVYGVKTIAIFGSTKFSQTSPWQENATIAHLNLACMPCMQKICPLKHHKCMKDLKPAMVINLAKELQKI
- a CDS encoding glycosyltransferase family 2 protein — encoded protein: MSKISIILPTYNVEKYIARALESCINQSFKDIEIIIVDDCGSDKSIEIAKEYASNDKRISILHNKENLGLLKARYEGVKVATSPYIMFLDPDDYLELNACEQCATLLNNELDFIWFNFIYDTCDGIKKDIFLEDNLFSINNYCKYILNKKNTCHWNLCSKIIKVDIYKKAFIYTENLNIRLTMAEDALIYFFIILNCKKIATSSLHIYHYYQNYESSTNTNDIIKIQKNLDDEKEVINFLSSYLKYNKHISKNILIFLKTIIIQLKINRLNRKIKYDRLKYCYVVYKYKKIINKQILQKYYKFVNFLVLKNIQK
- a CDS encoding glycosyltransferase family 4 protein, giving the protein MKILIIDIDITLKGGVSRVVSNLANCLSKMYQVDILSVYRKNELFFDLDEEINVYFLNNKYFHYINKDMYRKYKKNILLYTLFKFIFKYKCFCEMIKNIFQNRKIKKLILKYDIVINNNYFLLNKSTIKNSKSIQIMHGNFIYYSKDLLRKLKYFDTLTVLSNKQIKEWEKYHKNIHVIPNFLHFISDKNTNYEQKNILSIGRFTQNDEKGFLRLIDIWEIIQKNEKYKNWTLTIVGEGENKINIEQKIKNKNLKNIILKPFTKEIEKEYLNASIYAMCSYYEGFPMVLIESASYGLPSIAFDIDTGPSDIIENEKSGFLIEDNNLNEFANKLCILMNDENLRKTYGENAKNIVKSKFSKEVIMKKWENILN
- the tpx gene encoding thiol peroxidase, yielding MINIKYKEKDIPLLGDELEVGDEAPRLTLKTKNLAPVEIAPPGKTQILLSMPSLDTPVCSKQAKETNKRLASMKNIEVIIISMDLPFAADRFCATEGISNIIVASDFAFKEFGLKYGTLIGESIFAGLLARAAFVVKDGKIVYKQFVEELMGKIDFKDLELFMHKTYGYPLN